The Alteromonas mediterranea DE genome contains the following window.
TTACCGGTTTTACTATTAGGAGAAACAGGGGTAGGTAAGGAGTTATTTGCCCGGCGTTTACATCGTATGTCTACACGCTGTGCCAAACCAATGGTTTATGTCAATTGCGCGGCTTTACCAGAATCTCTGGCTGAAAGTGAGTTATTCGGGCATTGCAAAGGCGCTTTTTCTGGTGCTTTGAGCGAACGTGCTGGCCGATTTGATGCCGCGGATGGTGGAACCTTGTTTTTGGATGAGGTGGGTGAATTACCGCTGTCGGTGCAAGCTAAACTCTTACGGGTGTTACAGAATGGTGAAATCCAACGCTTGGGATCAGATCATCTGAGGCGGGTGAACGTGCGGTTAGTGGCAGCAACGAATCGGGATTTACAACAGCAGGTCAAACTGGGTGAATTTAGAGCAGATCTGTATCATCGTTTATCGGTCTATCCCATTATGGTTCCGCCATTACGAGAGCGAACTGAAGACCTGTCCTTGTTAGCTGGGCACTTTTTAGAGCTAAATCGCAGTCGACTGGGGCTGCGTAGTATTCGCTTATCTTCTGCAGCAGAAATCATGTTGTTGCACTATGGTTGGCCAGGAAATGTGCGGGAGTTAGAGCATGTATTAAGCCGTGCTGCTATAAAAGCGTTAAGTTTAGGTGCTCAAAGAACGGATATTGTCACCTTGCTACCTGAATTATTAGATTTACCCAGTGAAATGCGTCAATCACTCCCTGATACCAGCAAGCAGAATAAACCCGTATACAATTTTAAGTTGGCGACACAACAATGGCAAAAGCAGTTTATTGAGCAAGCGTTAG
Protein-coding sequences here:
- the norR gene encoding nitric oxide reductase transcriptional regulator NorR, which codes for MLDASLFADLVTELPAAVRLQRLVTTLRSHFACGAVALLQLQHAQLKPIAVHGLLRETLGRRFDISQHPRLAAILASRQPVRFPPGSDLPDPYDGLLAEQPGEALPVHDCLGMALYVDGQCWGAITLDALSPSCFNALAISQIQQLSLLIEATIRLTELERINRALRQREPESVTNQLADGSGQFEIIGQSATLLRVLQELDVVAASDLPVLLLGETGVGKELFARRLHRMSTRCAKPMVYVNCAALPESLAESELFGHCKGAFSGALSERAGRFDAADGGTLFLDEVGELPLSVQAKLLRVLQNGEIQRLGSDHLRRVNVRLVAATNRDLQQQVKLGEFRADLYHRLSVYPIMVPPLRERTEDLSLLAGHFLELNRSRLGLRSIRLSSAAEIMLLHYGWPGNVRELEHVLSRAAIKALSLGAQRTDIVTLLPELLDLPSEMRQSLPDTSKQNKPVYNFKLATQQWQKQFIEQALAQHANCWAKAARALELDASNLHKLAQRLGIK